The Microbacterium sp. Nx66 genome contains a region encoding:
- a CDS encoding pyridoxine/pyridoxamine 5'-phosphate oxidase, whose product MAEQSILPPSELAVWLRAQPALTGTAPPLRLADLPDDPVPLFRDWLRTAAADGVPEPHAATLATVDADGLPDARTLILKDVDARGWAFAGARSSRKATQLEARPAAALNLWWQPQRRVVRVRGTVEEASPAESDADLAARSEDARAGLHPGDWVLWRVVPTRVEFWQGSPDRNHTRIVYRRVEGRWQHTATGADPSSSDR is encoded by the coding sequence ATGGCCGAGCAGTCGATCCTTCCTCCCTCGGAGCTCGCGGTATGGTTGCGCGCGCAGCCGGCCCTCACCGGCACGGCTCCACCGCTGCGCCTCGCTGACCTCCCCGACGATCCGGTGCCGCTCTTCCGCGACTGGCTCCGCACGGCGGCCGCAGACGGCGTTCCGGAACCGCACGCCGCGACCCTCGCGACCGTCGACGCGGACGGCCTGCCGGACGCGCGCACGCTGATCCTCAAGGACGTGGACGCGCGTGGCTGGGCGTTCGCCGGAGCACGGTCCTCACGGAAGGCCACGCAGCTCGAGGCGCGTCCGGCCGCGGCCCTGAATCTGTGGTGGCAGCCGCAGCGACGCGTGGTGCGGGTGCGGGGAACCGTGGAGGAGGCGTCCCCGGCGGAGAGCGACGCCGACCTCGCTGCCCGCTCCGAGGACGCACGCGCCGGTCTCCATCCGGGGGACTGGGTGCTGTGGCGTGTCGTGCCGACGCGAGTCGAGTTCTGGCAGGGCTCTCCGGATCGAAACCACACCCGGATCGTCTACCGCCGCGTCGAGGGCCGATGGCAGCACACCGCCACCGGCGCCGATCCCAGCTCCAGCGATCGATAA
- a CDS encoding ABC-F family ATP-binding cassette domain-containing protein, whose translation MLAVHDLEIRVGARLLMENVSFRVSDGDKIGLVGRNGAGKTTLTKVLAGDVLPSGGTVTRSGELGYLPQDPRSGNPEDLARTRILDARGLGQLNLGMTEASLAMGSDDPAVAAKAMKRYGALTEKFEAQGGYAAEAEAASIAHNLSLPDRILDQPLSTLSGGQRRRIELARILFSDAQTMILDEPTNHLDADSVVWLREFLKNYKGGLIVISHDVELVGETVNRVFYLDANRQVIDIYNMNWKNYLRQRAADEERRKKERANAEKKATTLQQQAARFGAKASKAAAAHQMLARAEKLLSGLEDVRQEDRVAKLRFPKPAPCGKTPLMASGLSKSYGSLEIFTDVDLAIDRGSKVVVLGLNGAGKTTLLRMLAGVDQPDTGQLEPGHGLKVGYYAQEHENLDVGRSVLENMVSAAPHITETEARKVLGSFLFTGDDVLKPAGVLSGGEKTRLSLATLVVSSANLLLLDEPTNNLDPASREEILGALAHYEGAVVLVSHDPGAVQSLNPERVLILPDGVEDIWSQEYQDLIELA comes from the coding sequence GTGCTTGCCGTGCACGACCTCGAGATCCGCGTTGGCGCGCGCCTGCTGATGGAGAACGTCTCGTTCCGTGTGTCCGACGGCGACAAGATCGGCCTCGTCGGACGCAACGGTGCGGGCAAGACGACACTCACCAAGGTGCTCGCCGGCGACGTGCTGCCCTCCGGTGGTACCGTCACCCGCTCCGGCGAACTCGGCTACCTGCCGCAGGACCCGCGTTCGGGCAACCCGGAGGATCTCGCCCGTACCCGCATCCTCGACGCCCGCGGCCTCGGCCAGCTCAACCTCGGCATGACCGAGGCCTCGCTCGCGATGGGCTCGGACGACCCCGCGGTCGCGGCGAAGGCGATGAAGCGCTACGGGGCGCTCACCGAGAAGTTCGAGGCGCAGGGCGGCTACGCGGCCGAGGCCGAGGCGGCGTCGATCGCGCACAACCTCTCGCTGCCGGACCGCATCCTCGACCAGCCGCTGTCGACCCTCTCCGGTGGACAGCGCCGTCGAATCGAGCTCGCGCGCATCCTCTTCTCCGACGCCCAGACGATGATCCTCGACGAGCCGACCAACCACCTCGACGCGGACAGCGTCGTGTGGCTGCGGGAGTTCCTCAAGAACTACAAGGGCGGGTTGATCGTCATCAGCCACGACGTCGAGCTCGTCGGCGAGACCGTCAACCGCGTCTTCTACCTCGACGCCAACCGCCAGGTCATCGACATCTACAACATGAACTGGAAGAACTACCTGCGTCAGCGCGCCGCGGATGAGGAGCGCCGCAAGAAGGAGCGGGCCAACGCGGAGAAGAAGGCGACCACTCTCCAGCAGCAGGCGGCGCGCTTCGGAGCCAAGGCGTCCAAGGCGGCGGCCGCGCACCAGATGCTCGCCCGCGCGGAGAAGCTCCTGTCGGGCCTGGAAGACGTGCGTCAGGAGGACCGCGTCGCGAAGCTGCGGTTCCCGAAGCCGGCGCCCTGTGGCAAGACCCCGCTCATGGCGTCCGGACTGTCGAAGTCGTACGGCTCGCTGGAGATCTTCACCGACGTCGACCTCGCGATCGACCGTGGCTCCAAGGTCGTCGTGCTCGGACTCAACGGTGCGGGAAAGACGACGTTGCTGCGCATGCTCGCGGGCGTCGACCAGCCGGACACCGGCCAGCTCGAGCCCGGCCACGGCCTCAAGGTCGGGTACTACGCGCAGGAGCACGAGAACCTCGACGTCGGCCGCTCGGTGCTGGAGAACATGGTGTCGGCGGCCCCGCACATCACCGAGACCGAGGCGCGCAAGGTCCTCGGCTCGTTCCTGTTCACCGGCGACGACGTCCTCAAGCCGGCCGGCGTGCTCTCCGGCGGTGAGAAGACGCGACTGTCGCTGGCGACCCTCGTCGTGTCGTCCGCGAACCTGTTGCTGCTCGACGAGCCCACGAACAATCTCGACCCGGCCTCGCGCGAGGAGATTCTCGGGGCTCTGGCCCACTACGAGGGTGCCGTGGTGCTCGTGTCGCACGACCCCGGCGCGGTGCAGTCGCTGAACCCGGAGCGCGTCCTCATCCTGCCCGACGGCGTCGAGGACATCTGGAGCCAGGAGTACCAGGACCTCATCGAGCTCGCGTAG
- a CDS encoding DedA family protein yields the protein MTRPAPAAYGAGVDILNDLILQAIASPWLYAVLFAVTVIDGFFPPVPSETVLVAAAAVAASTGDGNILLLGAVAALGAAIGDNIAFLIGRRLGTTRFAWMRRPRVAAAFAYAQHALDRRSATLILGARYIPIGRVAVNMSAGALGFPWRRFLPLSLIAGVSWSVFSLAIGLLAGAWLHDQPVLSAAIGVVIALIVGIVIDRIAALRRRRTAVPHLAG from the coding sequence ATGACCCGCCCCGCACCCGCTGCCTACGGTGCTGGAGTGGACATCCTCAACGACCTCATCCTGCAGGCGATCGCCTCCCCGTGGCTGTACGCGGTGCTCTTCGCGGTGACCGTGATCGACGGGTTCTTCCCTCCGGTCCCGAGCGAGACGGTCCTCGTCGCCGCGGCGGCCGTCGCCGCGTCCACCGGCGACGGCAACATCCTGCTGCTCGGGGCGGTCGCCGCCCTGGGCGCCGCGATCGGCGACAACATCGCGTTCCTCATCGGTCGCCGGCTCGGCACCACGAGGTTCGCGTGGATGCGCCGCCCTCGCGTCGCCGCCGCGTTCGCCTACGCGCAGCATGCTCTCGACCGCCGCAGCGCGACGCTGATCCTCGGCGCGCGATACATCCCGATCGGTCGCGTGGCCGTGAACATGTCCGCCGGAGCGCTCGGGTTCCCCTGGCGGCGGTTCCTCCCGCTGAGCCTCATCGCCGGTGTCAGCTGGAGCGTGTTCAGCCTCGCGATCGGGTTGCTCGCCGGTGCCTGGCTGCACGACCAGCCCGTGCTCAGCGCCGCCATCGGCGTCGTCATCGCCCTGATCGTCGGCATCGTCATCGACCGGATCGCCGCGCTCCGCCGCCGCCGTACGGCGGTCCCGCACCTGGCAGGATGA
- a CDS encoding sensor histidine kinase codes for MARRRERTPRPSRISRRTGALVALTTAVVVLYALLVPLQTVLSGTPLPLSFLLGAAVCGPPLLVPSRPRTAIVVFAAGAFLLPLLVEPARAIQSPWPWSVPALLAFVLFVGVMSFVQGARLGALTLVIGALTSLTAPLLRPDMVATPASSGSVTANLIVTTSVAAAMFLIAVLVAGRVRVAAELTREKEHSALEESRRALVEERTRIARELHDVVAHSMSVIQVQASTARYRIADLDADAAAEFDDIAATARSSLTEMRRMLGVLRTEDQHAELAPQQGLDDVPALVDTIRRAGVEVGLVLEGIEAASAAGPGVQIAAFRIVQEALSNAVRHAPGARVTVRLHADAGRLHIRVRNAAPPQPVENPTGGYGLRGMRERAELLGGSLAAGPSDDGGWTVDATLPLSPAASAAAPTAPAEDKENS; via the coding sequence ATGGCACGCCGCCGAGAGCGCACCCCGCGCCCGTCACGGATCAGCCGTCGCACCGGCGCCCTCGTGGCGCTGACCACGGCGGTCGTCGTGCTGTACGCGCTCCTCGTCCCGCTCCAGACGGTGCTCTCGGGCACGCCGCTGCCGCTGTCTTTCCTGCTCGGTGCCGCCGTGTGCGGGCCTCCCCTGCTCGTCCCCTCCCGTCCGCGGACCGCGATCGTCGTGTTCGCCGCCGGCGCCTTCCTGCTCCCTCTCCTCGTCGAGCCGGCGCGGGCGATCCAGTCCCCGTGGCCGTGGTCGGTACCGGCACTGCTCGCGTTCGTCCTCTTCGTGGGCGTGATGTCCTTCGTGCAGGGAGCCCGACTCGGCGCCCTCACCCTCGTGATCGGCGCACTCACCTCCCTGACGGCGCCCCTGCTGCGGCCGGACATGGTCGCGACACCGGCGAGCTCCGGGAGCGTCACCGCCAACCTGATCGTGACGACCTCGGTCGCCGCCGCGATGTTCCTCATCGCCGTCCTCGTCGCCGGCCGCGTGCGGGTGGCGGCCGAGCTGACCAGGGAGAAGGAGCACAGCGCCCTGGAGGAGTCGCGGCGCGCCCTCGTGGAGGAGCGCACCCGTATCGCCAGGGAGCTGCACGACGTCGTGGCGCACAGCATGTCGGTGATCCAGGTGCAGGCGTCGACCGCACGCTACCGGATCGCGGACCTCGATGCCGACGCGGCGGCCGAGTTCGACGACATCGCCGCCACCGCTCGCTCCTCGCTCACCGAGATGCGGCGCATGCTGGGGGTGCTCCGCACGGAGGACCAGCATGCCGAGCTCGCACCGCAGCAGGGACTGGACGACGTGCCGGCCCTCGTCGACACCATCCGACGCGCCGGCGTGGAGGTCGGTCTCGTGCTGGAGGGGATCGAGGCGGCCTCGGCCGCCGGACCCGGTGTGCAGATCGCCGCCTTCCGCATCGTGCAGGAGGCACTGAGCAACGCCGTCCGCCATGCCCCCGGAGCACGGGTCACCGTCCGCCTTCACGCCGATGCCGGCAGACTGCACATCCGGGTGCGCAACGCGGCACCCCCGCAGCCGGTCGAGAACCCCACCGGGGGCTACGGCCTCCGGGGAATGCGCGAGCGCGCAGAGCTGCTGGGCGGGAGCCTCGCGGCCGGCCCGTCCGACGACGGGGGCTGGACGGTCGACGCCACCCTGCCCCTGTCCCCCGCGGCATCAGCGGCCGCCCCGACCGCCCCGGCGGAAGACAAGGAGAACTCGTGA
- a CDS encoding response regulator: MTISVLIADDQAMVRAGFAALLDAHEGIRVVGQAADGAEAVTLAARLDPDVILMDVRMPELDGIEATRRILGPSYPAAHVPRILMLTTFDIDDYVYDALAAGASGFLLKDALPEELVHAVRVVAGGDALLAPSVTRRMIEQFAGRRPASRRSATALADLTDREREVLVLIGKGRSNTEIAGDLFIAEQTVKTHVGKVLAKLGLRDRVHAVILAYDTGLVEPSA, translated from the coding sequence GTGACGATCAGCGTGCTCATCGCCGACGATCAGGCGATGGTCCGCGCCGGCTTCGCCGCCCTGCTGGACGCCCATGAGGGCATCCGCGTGGTGGGTCAGGCCGCGGACGGCGCAGAAGCCGTCACGCTCGCCGCGCGGCTCGACCCCGACGTCATCCTCATGGACGTCCGCATGCCGGAGCTCGACGGCATCGAGGCCACCCGGCGCATCCTGGGCCCGTCGTACCCGGCCGCGCACGTGCCGCGGATCCTCATGCTCACCACGTTCGACATCGACGACTACGTCTACGACGCCCTCGCCGCCGGCGCCAGCGGCTTCCTCCTCAAGGACGCCCTCCCGGAGGAGCTCGTGCATGCCGTCCGCGTGGTGGCGGGGGGCGATGCGCTCCTCGCCCCGAGCGTGACGCGGCGGATGATCGAACAGTTCGCCGGACGGCGGCCGGCATCACGCAGGTCAGCGACCGCCCTCGCCGATCTCACCGACCGGGAGCGCGAGGTGCTCGTCCTCATCGGCAAGGGCCGCTCCAACACGGAGATCGCGGGCGACCTGTTCATCGCCGAGCAGACCGTGAAGACCCACGTCGGCAAAGTGCTCGCGAAACTCGGTCTCCGCGACCGCGTGCACGCCGTCATCCTCGCCTACGACACCGGTCTGGTCGAACCCTCCGCCTGA
- a CDS encoding acyltransferase family protein has protein sequence MVIAAAPRLSTPAPAVSAPTGHRDTGIDVVRALCVLGVVLLHAVMVGVTVSESGPVFENASDGTGWIAPLSWLLQVMPLFFVIGGFSGLLAYRRLRDRGGSATAFVAGRVHRLLRPALFTIAAVGIALAVLTVVGVSPDLIAVAGFRYGQPLWFLGVFLLCQALLPAFVALHDRAPLRTIALLAAAAVAVDVLRATTGNDALGFLNLAFVWLTMQQLGFFLADGRVDALRPGVRVAIGTGSLGLLVALFLGGVYSPDLIANINPPTAALLLVGLIHTTLFSLYRDRIGRFSRHTPVAAFTAFVTRRTMTIYLWHMPVLLVMAGATALAAIVGGLSLPALDSVEWWAARPLWLVTALVLTALVAVRVDRFENHPSPTATDSRRRLVLGTAVGLTAVVLLLVLGTTVSTAALAVLLLVAALRLAGRSGSAVPAPAVVA, from the coding sequence ATGGTCATCGCCGCGGCTCCACGCCTCAGCACCCCCGCCCCCGCCGTATCCGCCCCCACCGGCCACCGCGACACCGGCATCGACGTCGTCCGGGCACTGTGCGTGCTCGGCGTCGTCCTGCTGCACGCCGTCATGGTGGGGGTCACGGTGTCCGAGTCCGGGCCGGTGTTCGAGAACGCGAGCGACGGCACGGGCTGGATCGCGCCGCTGAGCTGGCTGCTGCAGGTGATGCCGCTCTTCTTCGTGATCGGAGGGTTCTCCGGACTCCTCGCCTACCGCCGCCTCCGCGACCGCGGCGGGAGCGCCACCGCCTTCGTGGCCGGTCGGGTGCACCGGCTCCTGCGTCCGGCCCTGTTCACCATCGCCGCGGTCGGCATCGCTCTCGCCGTGCTCACCGTCGTCGGGGTCTCCCCGGATCTCATCGCGGTCGCGGGTTTCCGGTACGGGCAGCCCCTGTGGTTCCTCGGGGTCTTCCTGCTGTGCCAGGCCCTCCTCCCCGCCTTCGTCGCGCTGCACGACCGCGCGCCGCTGCGGACCATCGCTCTCCTCGCCGCTGCGGCCGTCGCGGTCGACGTGCTGCGCGCCACGACCGGGAACGACGCCCTGGGTTTCCTCAACCTCGCCTTCGTCTGGCTGACGATGCAGCAGCTCGGGTTCTTCCTCGCCGACGGACGCGTGGATGCACTGCGGCCCGGAGTCCGCGTGGCGATCGGCACCGGCTCCCTCGGGCTCCTCGTCGCACTCTTCCTCGGGGGCGTGTACTCCCCCGACCTCATCGCCAACATCAACCCGCCGACAGCCGCCCTCCTGCTGGTCGGGCTCATCCACACGACCCTGTTCTCCCTGTACCGCGACCGGATCGGACGCTTCAGCCGGCACACCCCGGTGGCCGCGTTCACCGCGTTCGTGACCCGGCGCACGATGACCATCTACCTCTGGCACATGCCGGTGCTGTTGGTGATGGCCGGAGCGACAGCGCTGGCAGCGATCGTCGGGGGGCTCAGCCTGCCCGCACTCGACAGCGTGGAATGGTGGGCAGCCCGCCCGCTGTGGCTGGTGACGGCACTCGTCCTCACCGCCCTGGTCGCCGTGCGCGTCGATCGCTTCGAGAACCACCCCTCGCCGACGGCGACGGACTCGCGCCGCCGCCTGGTGCTGGGGACCGCCGTGGGGCTCACGGCGGTGGTGCTGCTCCTCGTCCTCGGTACGACGGTCTCCACTGCGGCGCTCGCCGTGCTGCTGCTCGTGGCTGCGCTGCGGCTCGCCGGCCGCTCCGGGAGCGCCGTCCCCGCCCCCGCCGTCGTGGCGTGA
- a CDS encoding energy-coupling factor transporter transmembrane component T → MIPSRPLVPGLLSRVPAGPKLAGLALAALAMTLFPHGPVSIAVCLAAVLALYPIGGVPLSAALIELWRLRAVLLVLAIALAVFVSPVAAWMSTGRVAALLLLAALLTLTTRMSDLLEVLQRLLRPLRRVGVDPEAVSMAVSLTLTMVPVVAGFAQRVRDAERARGVRLGVRGVVPLLVMTLRHADQVGDALAARGVG, encoded by the coding sequence GTGATCCCGTCCCGGCCGCTCGTACCGGGGCTCCTGTCGAGGGTGCCGGCCGGACCGAAGCTGGCGGGCCTCGCCCTCGCGGCGCTCGCGATGACCCTGTTCCCGCACGGGCCGGTCAGCATCGCCGTCTGCCTCGCGGCCGTGCTCGCGCTCTACCCGATCGGAGGTGTGCCGCTCTCCGCCGCCCTGATCGAGCTGTGGCGGCTGCGTGCGGTCCTGCTCGTGCTCGCGATCGCCCTCGCCGTCTTCGTGTCTCCCGTGGCCGCCTGGATGAGCACCGGGCGGGTCGCCGCATTGCTGCTGCTCGCCGCGCTCCTCACCCTGACCACGCGCATGTCCGACCTCCTGGAGGTGCTGCAGCGCCTCCTGCGGCCGCTGCGCCGTGTCGGGGTGGACCCCGAGGCGGTGTCGATGGCGGTGTCGCTCACCCTGACGATGGTGCCCGTCGTCGCGGGCTTCGCACAGCGGGTGCGCGATGCGGAGCGCGCCCGCGGTGTGCGACTGGGTGTGCGTGGCGTGGTGCCCCTGCTCGTCATGACGCTCCGCCACGCGGACCAGGTCGGTGATGCCCTCGCCGCCCGCGGGGTCGGCTGA
- a CDS encoding energy-coupling factor ABC transporter ATP-binding protein, with protein MRRRQPGTTATLAEPGTVRLDGVGVTVDGRVLLDDVTLELTAPRIAVIGANGSGKSTFARLLNGLMTPTTGTVTVHGLDALRERTAVRRRVGFVFTDPDAQILMPTPAEDLALSLRGRPRGDIAARVQETLDRHGLGAHADIPASSLSGGQKQMLALAAVLLSEPALIVADEPTTLLDLRNARRIGDLLLAQDAQVLIVTHDLELAARCDTAVLFDGGRVVEQGDPEAVIARYRRLCA; from the coding sequence ATGCGCAGGCGGCAGCCGGGGACGACCGCGACGCTCGCGGAGCCGGGAACGGTGCGTCTCGACGGCGTGGGCGTGACGGTCGACGGCCGCGTTCTGCTCGACGACGTGACGCTGGAACTCACCGCGCCGCGCATCGCCGTGATCGGTGCGAACGGCTCCGGGAAGTCGACGTTCGCCCGATTGCTGAACGGCCTCATGACGCCGACCACGGGAACGGTCACCGTCCACGGCCTCGACGCGCTCCGAGAGCGGACCGCCGTCCGCCGCCGGGTGGGCTTCGTCTTCACCGATCCGGATGCCCAGATCCTGATGCCGACCCCGGCCGAGGATCTCGCGCTGTCCCTCCGAGGGCGGCCCCGTGGGGACATCGCCGCCCGCGTGCAGGAGACGCTGGATCGGCACGGTCTCGGCGCCCACGCCGACATCCCGGCGTCGTCGCTCTCGGGAGGCCAGAAGCAGATGCTGGCCCTCGCCGCGGTGCTCCTCTCCGAGCCGGCACTGATCGTGGCGGACGAACCGACTACGCTCCTCGACCTGCGCAACGCCCGGCGGATCGGAGACCTCCTCCTGGCGCAGGACGCGCAGGTGCTCATCGTCACCCACGATCTCGAGCTCGCCGCGCGCTGCGACACGGCCGTCCTCTTCGACGGCGGGCGTGTCGTCGAGCAGGGAGATCCCGAGGCGGTCATCGCGCGCTATCGCCGGTTGTGCGCGTGA
- a CDS encoding TetR family transcriptional regulator, with the protein MSPDTNPARHDRDSVSRTALSLLDEVGLADLSMRRIAARLDVQPSALYWHVANKQELLADLADRITAGVPAGDGGVLTTARALRDALFAYRDGAELVLSTYALQLGSAHAREALVAALRAEGAQDAEDRGAAILHFVLGHATLVQQRMHADSHGALPSSSEVDVTAGLDRVFDLGVIALAGELSAPKTPRRARA; encoded by the coding sequence ATGAGTCCCGACACGAATCCCGCCCGTCACGACCGGGACAGCGTCTCGCGGACGGCCCTCTCCCTCCTCGACGAGGTGGGGCTGGCCGACCTCTCCATGCGCCGCATCGCGGCTCGGCTCGACGTGCAGCCCAGCGCTCTCTACTGGCACGTGGCGAACAAGCAGGAGCTCCTCGCCGACCTCGCCGACCGGATCACCGCCGGGGTTCCCGCCGGAGACGGCGGGGTCCTCACGACTGCCCGCGCGCTCCGCGACGCCCTCTTCGCCTACCGCGACGGCGCGGAGCTCGTGCTCAGCACGTACGCGCTCCAGCTGGGCTCGGCCCACGCCCGCGAAGCTCTGGTCGCGGCCCTCCGCGCGGAGGGAGCTCAGGACGCCGAGGACCGCGGCGCCGCGATCCTGCATTTCGTGCTCGGTCATGCGACCCTCGTCCAGCAGCGAATGCACGCCGACAGTCACGGCGCCCTCCCGTCCTCCAGCGAGGTCGACGTCACGGCGGGTCTGGACCGGGTGTTCGACCTCGGTGTGATCGCCCTCGCCGGTGAGCTCAGCGCACCGAAGACTCCGCGGCGTGCCCGAGCCTGA
- a CDS encoding MFS transporter, with product MTAAEPTATIWDRSRVWVTLGAVALIFLAAIEALAVTTVMPIVSDALDGQSLYAVAFAGTLATSVIGMVAAGSWSDARGPRGALYAAVTLFILGLLISGFAATMPQFLIGRLVQGLGAGGQTVALYVVVARLYPPYLHGRVFAAFAAAWVVPSMIGPFLAGAVAEYLDWRWAFLGVAVLTAIAFSMIAIRLRGVDLGRGEPQDRRALLTRLSLAVVVAVLAVVIGLSAELDPAIGWPVALGAVLAIGVAVLPLLPRRTLRAGAGLPSVVLMRGVAAGAFFAAEAYIPYLLMRKFDFSATWAGVALMLAAFAWAGASAAQGRYGERLGNHRITALSLGALLVAMLCVLAAAAFDASPIFVIVGWAFAGGGMGLLYPRLTVLTLAYSDETNQGFNSSALSISDATGSAVAIALAGLAVATLGGRADAFAVVFVLGVGLVLLAVIPGLRLGHAAESSVR from the coding sequence ATGACGGCTGCGGAGCCGACCGCCACGATCTGGGACCGCAGCCGGGTCTGGGTGACTCTGGGCGCTGTCGCCCTGATCTTCCTCGCCGCGATCGAGGCCCTCGCGGTGACGACGGTCATGCCGATCGTCAGCGATGCCCTGGACGGCCAGTCGCTGTACGCCGTCGCCTTCGCGGGCACCCTCGCGACCAGCGTGATCGGGATGGTCGCGGCCGGTTCCTGGTCGGACGCGCGCGGTCCGCGCGGCGCGCTGTACGCCGCCGTCACCCTCTTCATCCTCGGCCTGCTGATCTCCGGGTTCGCGGCGACGATGCCCCAGTTCCTGATCGGACGACTGGTGCAGGGGCTCGGTGCCGGTGGCCAGACCGTCGCTCTGTACGTCGTCGTCGCGCGGCTGTATCCGCCGTACCTGCACGGGCGGGTGTTCGCGGCATTCGCGGCCGCCTGGGTGGTGCCGTCGATGATCGGGCCCTTCCTCGCGGGAGCGGTGGCGGAGTACCTCGATTGGCGATGGGCGTTCCTGGGCGTGGCGGTGCTGACCGCGATCGCGTTCTCCATGATCGCGATCCGCTTGCGCGGTGTCGACCTCGGCCGCGGGGAGCCGCAGGACCGGCGGGCGCTGCTCACGCGCCTCTCGCTCGCCGTCGTCGTCGCGGTGCTCGCGGTGGTGATCGGACTGTCCGCCGAGCTCGATCCGGCGATCGGCTGGCCGGTCGCGCTGGGAGCCGTGCTCGCGATCGGTGTCGCCGTGCTGCCCCTTCTGCCGCGACGCACGCTGCGCGCCGGCGCCGGCCTTCCCAGCGTCGTGCTCATGCGCGGCGTGGCGGCCGGCGCGTTCTTCGCCGCGGAGGCCTACATCCCGTACCTGCTCATGCGGAAGTTCGACTTCTCCGCCACCTGGGCCGGGGTCGCCCTCATGCTGGCCGCCTTCGCGTGGGCCGGTGCGTCCGCCGCGCAGGGTCGCTACGGTGAGCGGCTGGGCAACCACCGCATCACGGCTCTCAGCCTGGGAGCGTTGCTCGTGGCGATGCTCTGCGTGCTGGCCGCCGCGGCGTTCGACGCCTCCCCGATCTTCGTGATCGTCGGGTGGGCGTTCGCCGGGGGCGGCATGGGGCTGCTGTACCCGCGGCTCACCGTGCTGACCCTCGCCTACTCGGATGAGACGAACCAGGGATTCAACTCCTCGGCGCTCTCGATCTCGGACGCGACGGGTTCGGCGGTCGCGATCGCGCTGGCGGGGCTCGCCGTCGCCACTCTGGGTGGCCGGGCGGATGCGTTCGCGGTCGTGTTCGTCCTCGGCGTCGGGCTGGTGCTGCTCGCGGTGATCCCCGGGCTCAGGCTCGGGCACGCCGCGGAGTCTTCGGTGCGCTGA
- a CDS encoding MalY/PatB family protein, producing MLSVKALPLSELRERTSEKWREYPEDVLPLFVAEMDFPLAPPITAALQRALDLGDTGYIASRTPLAEAYAGFAERRFGWRPDPARMRSTADVSMGIVEILRRVTQPGERVVVTPPVYPPFYDLVAEAGAEVQRVPLRDTGTRWELDLDGIRAAFEDGATAILLCNPHNPTGTVHDRETLAALADLAEEFGATVVSDEIHAPLAQPGAGFTPFLATSDAAARVGYAVVSASKAFNLAGLKCALMVTAAEETSAVVRDLPVEVEWRTGQFGLLAAVAAFSEESDAWLDGLLRTLDENRVLLEDLLARHLPAARYRIPDAGYLAWIDLSALGWGDNPARQILRDAKVALHLGPAFGEEGAGHVRLNFGTSPEILTEAIERIAALVER from the coding sequence ATGCTGTCGGTCAAGGCCCTGCCGCTGTCGGAGCTGCGCGAGCGCACCAGCGAGAAGTGGCGGGAGTATCCCGAGGACGTGCTGCCCCTCTTCGTCGCGGAGATGGACTTCCCGCTCGCTCCGCCCATCACCGCCGCTCTGCAGCGGGCGCTGGACCTCGGGGACACCGGGTACATCGCCTCGCGGACACCGCTCGCGGAGGCCTACGCGGGTTTCGCGGAGCGCCGCTTCGGCTGGCGTCCCGACCCCGCACGGATGCGCAGCACGGCGGACGTGAGCATGGGCATCGTCGAGATCCTCCGCCGCGTCACGCAGCCGGGGGAGCGCGTCGTCGTGACGCCTCCGGTCTACCCGCCCTTCTACGACCTCGTCGCCGAGGCGGGAGCCGAGGTGCAGCGGGTGCCGCTGCGCGACACGGGGACGCGGTGGGAGCTCGACCTCGACGGGATCCGCGCCGCGTTCGAGGACGGCGCGACGGCCATCCTCCTCTGCAACCCGCACAACCCGACGGGCACCGTGCACGATCGGGAGACGCTGGCCGCGCTGGCTGACCTGGCCGAGGAGTTCGGCGCGACGGTCGTCTCGGACGAGATCCATGCACCGCTCGCGCAGCCCGGCGCGGGCTTCACGCCCTTCCTCGCCACGAGCGACGCGGCCGCCCGGGTCGGCTATGCCGTCGTCAGCGCGAGCAAGGCGTTCAATCTCGCGGGACTGAAGTGCGCGCTCATGGTGACCGCCGCGGAAGAGACGTCCGCGGTCGTTCGCGACCTGCCGGTCGAGGTGGAGTGGCGGACGGGACAGTTCGGTCTGCTCGCGGCCGTCGCCGCATTCTCGGAGGAGAGCGACGCCTGGCTCGACGGCCTCCTGCGCACTCTCGACGAGAACCGCGTGCTGCTGGAAGATCTCCTCGCCCGTCACCTGCCCGCCGCCCGCTACCGCATTCCGGACGCGGGGTACCTCGCGTGGATCGACCTCTCGGCACTCGGCTGGGGCGACAATCCCGCCCGGCAGATCCTCCGCGACGCGAAAGTCGCGCTGCACCTCGGCCCGGCCTTCGGGGAGGAAGGGGCCGGACACGTGCGGCTCAACTTCGGCACCAGCCCCGAGATCCTCACCGAGGCGATCGAGCGCATCGCCGCGCTCGTCGAGCGATGA